One genomic region from Macrobrachium rosenbergii isolate ZJJX-2024 chromosome 1, ASM4041242v1, whole genome shotgun sequence encodes:
- the Mlc1 gene encoding myosin light chain 1 isoform X6 has product MDAFYIGDCLRALNLNPTLATVEKLGGTEKRKEKMIKLDDFMPLFAQVKKDKDAGSYEDFIEVLKLYDKSENGTMMYAELEHILLSLGERLEKAELEPILKECCPPEDEEGFIPYEPFVKKLTTLL; this is encoded by the exons ATGGATGCCTTCTACATTGGCGACTGCCTTCGCGCCCTCAACCTGAACCCCACCTTGGCCACCGTCGAGAAGCTCGGAGGCACcgaaaagaggaaggagaagatgaTCAAGCTCGACGACTTCATGCCCTTGTTCGCTCAGGTCAAGAAGGATAAGGATGCTGGTTCCTACGAAGATTTCATTGAGGTCCTGAAGCTCTACGACAAATCTGAGAACGGCACCATGATGTATGCTGAGTTGGAACACATCCTCCTGTCTCTTG GTGAGCGTCTTGAGAAAGCCGAATTGGAACCCATCCTTAAGGAGTGCTGCCCCCCAGAAGACGAAGAAGGTTTCATCCCATACGAGC CTTTCGTCAAGAAGTTGACGACGCTCTTGTAA
- the Mlc1 gene encoding myosin light chain 1 isoform X3, whose translation MAADLSARDVERVKFAFSIYDFEGNGTMDAFYIGDCLRALNLNPTLATVEKLGGTEKRKEKMIKLDDFMPLFAQVKKDKDAGSYEDFIEVLKLYDKSENGTMMYAELEHILLSLGERLEKAELEPILKECCPPEDEEGFIPYEPFVKKLTTLL comes from the exons GGGTGAAATTCGCCTTCTCCATCTATGACTTCGAGGGCAATGGCACCATGGATGCCTTCTACATTGGCGACTGCCTTCGCGCCCTCAACCTGAACCCCACCTTGGCCACCGTCGAGAAGCTCGGAGGCACcgaaaagaggaaggagaagatgaTCAAGCTCGACGACTTCATGCCCTTGTTCGCTCAGGTCAAGAAGGATAAGGATGCTGGTTCCTACGAAGATTTCATTGAGGTCCTGAAGCTCTACGACAAATCTGAGAACGGCACCATGATGTATGCTGAGTTGGAACACATCCTCCTGTCTCTTG GTGAGCGTCTTGAGAAAGCCGAATTGGAACCCATCCTTAAGGAGTGCTGCCCCCCAGAAGACGAAGAAGGTTTCATCCCATACGAGC CTTTCGTCAAGAAGTTGACGACGCTCTTGTAA
- the Mlc1 gene encoding myosin light chain 1 isoform X1 produces the protein MAADLSARDVERVKFAFSIYDFEGNGTMDAFYIGDCLRALNLNPTLATVEKLGGTEKRKEKMIKLDDFMPLFAQVKKDKDAGSYEDFIEVLKLYDKSENGTMMYAELEHILLSLGERLEKAELEPILKECCPPEDEEGFIPYEPFVKKLLSFKV, from the exons GGGTGAAATTCGCCTTCTCCATCTATGACTTCGAGGGCAATGGCACCATGGATGCCTTCTACATTGGCGACTGCCTTCGCGCCCTCAACCTGAACCCCACCTTGGCCACCGTCGAGAAGCTCGGAGGCACcgaaaagaggaaggagaagatgaTCAAGCTCGACGACTTCATGCCCTTGTTCGCTCAGGTCAAGAAGGATAAGGATGCTGGTTCCTACGAAGATTTCATTGAGGTCCTGAAGCTCTACGACAAATCTGAGAACGGCACCATGATGTATGCTGAGTTGGAACACATCCTCCTGTCTCTTG GTGAGCGTCTTGAGAAAGCCGAATTGGAACCCATCCTTAAGGAGTGCTGCCCCCCAGAAGACGAAGAAGGTTTCATCCCATACGAGC CATTCGTTAAGAAACTTTTGAGCTTCAAGGTCTAG
- the Mlc1 gene encoding myosin light chain 1 isoform X4: MDAFYIGDCLRALNLNPTLATVEKLGGTEKRKEKMIKLDDFMPLFAQVKKDKDAGSYEDFIEVLKLYDKSENGTMMYAELEHILLSLGERLEKAELEPILKECCPPEDEEGFIPYEPFVKKLLSFKV; this comes from the exons ATGGATGCCTTCTACATTGGCGACTGCCTTCGCGCCCTCAACCTGAACCCCACCTTGGCCACCGTCGAGAAGCTCGGAGGCACcgaaaagaggaaggagaagatgaTCAAGCTCGACGACTTCATGCCCTTGTTCGCTCAGGTCAAGAAGGATAAGGATGCTGGTTCCTACGAAGATTTCATTGAGGTCCTGAAGCTCTACGACAAATCTGAGAACGGCACCATGATGTATGCTGAGTTGGAACACATCCTCCTGTCTCTTG GTGAGCGTCTTGAGAAAGCCGAATTGGAACCCATCCTTAAGGAGTGCTGCCCCCCAGAAGACGAAGAAGGTTTCATCCCATACGAGC CATTCGTTAAGAAACTTTTGAGCTTCAAGGTCTAG
- the Mlc1 gene encoding myosin light chain 1 isoform X5 has translation MDAFYIGDCLRALNLNPTLATVEKLGGTEKRKEKMIKLDDFMPLFAQVKKDKDAGSYEDFIEVLKLYDKSENGTMMYAELEHILLSLGERLEKAELEPILKECCPPEDEEGFIPYEPFVAALTKGIN, from the exons ATGGATGCCTTCTACATTGGCGACTGCCTTCGCGCCCTCAACCTGAACCCCACCTTGGCCACCGTCGAGAAGCTCGGAGGCACcgaaaagaggaaggagaagatgaTCAAGCTCGACGACTTCATGCCCTTGTTCGCTCAGGTCAAGAAGGATAAGGATGCTGGTTCCTACGAAGATTTCATTGAGGTCCTGAAGCTCTACGACAAATCTGAGAACGGCACCATGATGTATGCTGAGTTGGAACACATCCTCCTGTCTCTTG GTGAGCGTCTTGAGAAAGCCGAATTGGAACCCATCCTTAAGGAGTGCTGCCCCCCAGAAGACGAAGAAGGTTTCATCCCATACGAGC CATTCGTAGCGGCACTGACTAAGGGCATTAATTAA
- the Mlc1 gene encoding myosin light chain 1 isoform X2, with translation MAADLSARDVERVKFAFSIYDFEGNGTMDAFYIGDCLRALNLNPTLATVEKLGGTEKRKEKMIKLDDFMPLFAQVKKDKDAGSYEDFIEVLKLYDKSENGTMMYAELEHILLSLGERLEKAELEPILKECCPPEDEEGFIPYEPFVAALTKGIN, from the exons GGGTGAAATTCGCCTTCTCCATCTATGACTTCGAGGGCAATGGCACCATGGATGCCTTCTACATTGGCGACTGCCTTCGCGCCCTCAACCTGAACCCCACCTTGGCCACCGTCGAGAAGCTCGGAGGCACcgaaaagaggaaggagaagatgaTCAAGCTCGACGACTTCATGCCCTTGTTCGCTCAGGTCAAGAAGGATAAGGATGCTGGTTCCTACGAAGATTTCATTGAGGTCCTGAAGCTCTACGACAAATCTGAGAACGGCACCATGATGTATGCTGAGTTGGAACACATCCTCCTGTCTCTTG GTGAGCGTCTTGAGAAAGCCGAATTGGAACCCATCCTTAAGGAGTGCTGCCCCCCAGAAGACGAAGAAGGTTTCATCCCATACGAGC CATTCGTAGCGGCACTGACTAAGGGCATTAATTAA